From the genome of Salvelinus namaycush isolate Seneca chromosome 1, SaNama_1.0, whole genome shotgun sequence:
TCTGTTCTGGGTAATTACATTTTATAGACCTTTTTTGCTTGAAGACTGGAGTTGGAAAGTGAAGATCCTGGCCCCtgctgtgtagtgtgtgtgtgtttgtgtttgtatttgtgtgtgtgtgtgtgtgtgtgtgagagagagagagcgagagagagcgagagagttgtagagcgagagagagagagagagagagagttgtagagcgagagagagagagagagagagagagaaagagagcaagagagagagagggtgttgcaAATACCAAGCATGGTAAGATGTCTACTATTTTGTCCATTAGGCCATTTAAATGTGTCTGTTAGGTCTGGCTAGACACACTGTCTTGATATTACTGGACAATGGAGGATCCTTTTAGGGAATTATTTTCGGAAAATTGTCTCATTAATATAAGAACAATAAACATGAAAGTGTGGGCTGCAGAATATCAGGCAGGcagagtggtgtggtgtggtatacaGTCTGTGGAGGGCCAGACTAAAACCCTGGAAGCCATAAATTAGGGTAGCTTTACTTGAAGGAATATTTAATAGTGAGTGAGTTCCTTTGGTGAGTAAATGAGAGTTCCGTTTCTGTACATACTATAAACATTAGAATTTATTAAATTGAATAAAACTGTTTTGTGGACATCATTGTGAGAACTCACTCTGCTTCATTGATGGGCATCATTCCCCGAATCATTATGAAATGTGCACGCTTGGGGTTATCGTTATATGAGTAAAAACACCCAGGTGTTCCCAAATTTACTTGCATGTGATTCTTCTGCTAACATCTCATCTCTGCTCCATTTACAACAATTTAGGAGAATGTTCAGGGCAGAACTGCCAGTCTATAGGTGTAAGGACACATAACAAATATTCTTACATAAATTCTCAAATTTGATTAATAAATCCTaagaatgccatgctattgtttgaggagagtgcacatttatgtacttgaaaatatatcaataaaccaattaggcacatttgggcagacttgatacaacattttgaacagtaatgcaatggttctttggatcagtctaaaacgttgcatatacactgctgtcatctagtggccaacatctaaattgcgcctagacTCCTAAGTCATATAATGGCCTTTCtcatgcatttcaaagatgatggaacaaaaaataaataaaacacatgtttttttcattgtattatcttttaccagatctaatgtgttatattctcctacattaattttacATTTCTACAAAATTCAAAGTGTTtcatttcaaatggtatcaagaatatgcatatccttgcttcagatcctgagctacaggcagttagatttgggtatgtcattttaggcgaaaattgggggaaaaaaagggtccgatccttttAAACACTGAATATTTAttctgtagccctttcctgcagtcaatgacctaTTTGGCCTCATGGGtagaatgttattcatatttaataaagatatttatttatttttctgataaaaaaatctgtgtttctatgtcaaacagttttgttatatttcagtcttctgtgatgtacatacagtgtaatattgggatacgttgtatctgacatggtacaggtgtcttgtttttttaagcccataaccatgtgtgtgaggtgtattctTTTGCTTCAAAGTTGATTTTTTTAATACTTCCAAGAAtctctctgtgtgaccctgacttATCCCACTGCACAGCAGGTTAAAAAGAGATCCTCCTTTTCTATGTCTCCTTTTAAGCATATACCACATTTTTTTCTCAGGGCATATCATTTAGGTATCCAGTACATGATTTTAAAATATACTAAATACTGTACATGAAGAGTACACCGTGGGTGGCTAGTTGAAGAAATAACTTCAGCCTTGAaccaatatttcagttggatctCTCATGCTCTCTTCTGTAAATAATTTgcttaatatttttttaaacgatTTTATAATATGCTTATATCACTGTAGTAAGTCACAATATTTGGTTTCCAAATTCAGGGACTTGTATATTGCATGGCATAATATTTGAGTTTTGAGTTTTATTTTGGTTGTGTTTGGCCTGAGTGGCGGACATGATTTGGCAGAACATGTTGTAATAACTTAGAGTTCTCTGTAAATATGTGTTTCCATGACCTTAGGAATTGTCCAGGGAGCCTCTGAAGGAAGAACAGAGACCTATTAGCACTACATACATCAAAGATAGCGGTGGTAGCACAATACATACAACCACAGAGGAGCTACTTGAGCTATACTTGAGCTATGTGTGTTTACAAAGCTTGGCCTTGTCTAACCAATGTACCAAGTATCAAGCTACTATTATACACTGTACTCATGAATGTGCTCTTTGAATGCAAGGATACTTATGGAGTTGGATAAGAGTGCATCAACAGATGTGGTCCTCTCCTCTGGGTCTCCAGGGCTACAGTGTACCTGAAGTGCACTTCTCTAACACCCTCGtgtgctgcccccccccccccccccatcctgaTCCTGCCGTGGCACGGCGGACTAGTCCCAATCCCCTGGGAGGAAGAGGAATGTTTTCCCAGGGAAGCTCCACTCCAAAGAACCCATCCCTTACATAAATAAAACATCACTATGGATTAATGAGGTTTATCCCACGCATAAAAGCTAACTGTACAGTGTGTCCTACAGTACACAATGTTCTTGACTGTGTGTGCACCACCATGTGTCTCTTCTCTGTATGGAGTTAgaacctctccatccctctcctgtCATAGGGTTTATTATCACACTTTTTGCCATTATCATGTATCATCAAGGTAATATATTACACTCAGCTACTTTTTAAGTTGATTGTAGATCCGTATAGTTTTTCCTATAAAATATTACTTGCTGGAGGTTTAAAGAATTGATATGCGTAATGCAATGTTACTGTAGGATGCCTGATCAGAGCGATAAGCATTATGCTCTATGGGGCCAATTCCGATTTAAGAAATGTATGCCTTTCCTACACATGCCTTTCTTATGCACTTCTCAGTGGTTGTCATGTAGACTTACCGTATGTATCGTTctggtgactgggtgtattaatacaccacccaaagtgtaattaataacctcAAAGGGACATTCCATGTCTGCATTTAGGTGCCCtgctttgcaaggcattggaaaaccttcttggtcttgtggttgaatctttgtttgaaattcactgctcaactgagggaccttacagattacagacattgtatgtgtggggtacaaagcTGAGGTAGTCATTGAAAAATCCTGTtacacactattattgcacacagagtgagtccacagagtgaacttattatgtgacttgttaagcaaatgtttactcctgaacttattattaggcttgccataacaaaagggtagcatacttattgacttaagacattttagcttttcattttttatgaatttgtaatAATTTGAAAAGAAATAATttgactttgacattatggggtattgtgtgtattccAGTGACGCAAAACCTACATTTAATAAATTCTAAATTCAGGCTGTActacaacaacatgtggaaaagtcaaggggtgtgaatactttctgaaggcactgtaacgtTTATGTGTGGTCTGAGTTCCATAATGAAACAAATAGACTACAAGTCCCAATGTTAGCCTAATATAATCGACTAAAGCTAGCGACCCTCAGGATCATCCACACATACGTGACAGAGGAATGAAAAGTAAACGGAATGGAATGAGGCTAAATGTATGCAACAATTGGAAGAAAACTAACACTGAAGTGAGAGTTATAAATGTGTGCCTATTACTGACGGTGGCTCTGGATAGTAGCTAATATTTAACATGttacaaattgtaaaataaaatagAGAAAAGCCTGGGCATATAATTAAAACATACATCAACTCATACATCAACTCGGCAGGTTCATCCCTATAACTTGTGTCTCATAATTTTGAGGGCACACAATAAAAAATCTGAATAACTGCACAGCTAATTATAGCCTACTTGCCTGTGGAAAAGGGGCCGTAATACCTGTCATGCTGATATGATTTTCAGTTTGTttccatatgactggtttcacatacGCCTCCAGGGCTCATAAAAACAATTGTGTATTTACAATCCCCGCTTCCAAACAGATTACTCATtcacctagctcttatcaatagctcttataaatttataaattacagtgcatgtaGAATGCTGTTATTTCTATCAGGAAAAATGAAGTAGACTCTTTTTCCACATGGAACCGGTAGGTTCGCTCGACCTTATTCAAGGTTTCTCGCACATAAAGGTGGTGGGATtatgagggaattaagtcaaggtgTCATGACTTCCACTGAAGgtggttcctctccctgttcgggcgatgctcggcggtcggcgtcgccggcctactagccatcacagatccatttttccttttccgtttgttttgtctttggttctttcacacctggtttcatttgctttaatttctgtgtgtataattACCCCTGTTGCCTGCTTAGGTTTGTGTGGGATTATTGGTGTCATGTTGCTCGTTGAGGTTGTGCCTCAGTTATTTTCACGTGTATACCGATTGTGTATAAGTTTAAGGAGCGTTGTTTTTCCTCCTTCCGTGAGTAACTGTGTTCTCTTTTGTCGTGGGCGTTTATTTGGTATTGTACCTGACCCTATTGTTGTGGACTTGCCTATTAAAAGACGCTACTtggacatctctgctctcctgcgcttgactccttcACCTACCTCTAAATACAATATCGCAACACAAGGTTAGAATATGGCTGACCTTgacacacctccgccacacctTTAGTTCTTAGATCTCCATCCCGGATGAATAGTGGgcgaatagcatgctattctcattcataattaagttcaaggtcagaatacgcctAGAGAGAACAGTGCACAAAAAGGGAATTACGCTCCATTTACGAACACTTAACTCGGGTCGGAATCAGCCCCAATATGCACAGGGacgtacactatatatacaaaagtatgtggacacctcttcaaattttATACACCGTTGCTGACGTGTATAAAATcaagtacacagccatgcaatctccaaaaacaaacattggcagtagaatggctttcctgaagagctcagtgactttcaatgtggcactgtcatagattgtcacaagtcagttcgtcaaatttctgacctgctagagctgcccgttcaactgtaagtgctgttattgtgaactggaaaggtctaggagcaacaacggatcagccgcgaagtggtaagccacacaagctcacagaacggtactgccgagtgctgaagagcgtagCACTTATAaaacatctgtcctcggttgcaacactcactatctagttccaaactgtctttggaagaaatgtcagcacaataactgtttgtcgggagcttcatgaaatgggtttccatggccaagcagccgcacataagcctaagatcaccatgcacaatgccaagcgacggctggagtggtgtaaagctcgacgccattggactctggagcagtgaaaacgcgttctctggagtgatgaatcacgcttcaccatctggcagtccgacggatgagtCTGAAATTGGCAAATGTCatgagaacactacctgccccaatgcatagcgccaactgcaaagtttggtggaggaggaataatggtctagggaattaagggaaatcttaacactacagcatgcagtacaataacattctagatgattctgtgcttccaactttgtggcaacagtttggggaaggctctttcctgtttcagcatgataatgccctcgtgcacaaagtgaggtccatacagaaatcgtttgtcgagatcggtgtggaagaacttgactggcctgcacagagccctgacctcaaccccatcagtgcctgacctcactaaagctcttgtgtctgaatggaagcaagtccgcacagcaatgttccaacatctactggaaagccttcccagaagagtggaggctgttatagcagcaaaggggggactaactccatactaatgcccatgattttggaatgagatgttcgacgagcaggtgtccacatacttttggtcttgTAGTGTATTTTTAAAGCCTTGTGTTAAAGGGCCACAGATCCAAACAGCTGTCACTCAACTGAAGCACAGGCTCAACAGGACTGCTCTTAGCTGGGTTTTGAACAGGCAGATGTGTGAACACAGCCTAATGGTTCCTGAGTGTTTGCAAATTCATCACCCTCATACATAGTTGATTGGTGTTTATGTTCAATTACCTGCTGTGTAATCTACTCAGTTTCTACTTTAACTCTCAGTCATGCTCTCCATATCAAGCTATGTATCTTTTAGTGTATCTGCATGTACAGTACTCGTAGgcgtgtgggggtgtgtgtcagagagtgagagcgagagaaagagagattgatgGATAGATGGACATTCCCTCTCCATGCTGGAGAGCCCCCGAGAGCTTCCTGTAAGTTTGTTAAAAACACGGATGAGAAGCTGTTGATAACATGATTGTGTGGGCGCCATCAGGGAAGGTGACATTAGAGACAACCTTTAGTGGAAGAGGAAGTCAATCAGTGGAGCAGGAGGGAGGTGGACAGCCAGCAGTGGGACGTGTGGTGGTGCACAGGGGAATCTCTGGCTACAGGCCAGACACAGGAACATGCGGGTAGTCACGGGTgttatgactgtgtgtgtgtgtttgactgtgcATATGTGTGAGCACGTGCGGATGTGTATGTGACCCattggtttaaaaaaacaaataaagcaacacctcacggcatgtgacctacttgttgtgtgtatgtactgacatgtatgtgtaccTGATAGATCCACACAcaaactacatgttaatgtttttacaTGTATGGAAATTGtgaagtattttgtctgtaatataTTGTTTGTAATATGTTGGGCCCCAGTAAGACTAACTGTCGCCATTGGCGTTGGCTAATAGGGACCCTAATAAATCGAATCAAATCATTGCCACTGTTTCTGTTCCACACCTGGCCAGTGAGTCACTCACTAGTTGTGTTAGTGTGAGCCGCTATGCTCGTCACTCTGATCGTGGCTCTGTTAACCTTTAAGACAAAAGGCCCTGACGTGCTCAGGCTCCTACTAACCTCGTGAGGGGAGGCGCCTTGAATTACATTTATTCTTCTCTCTTCCAACGATGGCTCATTTTCTAACAACTGGAAAAAATATCTTGGAAACCTTTCATCAACTCCAAAGGTGAATCATAAAAGCAGTTTTGTCTCCTTGTTTGTAATAAAACAGATTGTGAAATTCCAGGTTGTTTAATACAGTGGAATAAAATCATTAACCGCAATATTACTAAATTAACATTATCTTATGGAGGTTTGACAGCTGTTACAGGAGTTTGTACCAACACTACAGAATGAGGACAGAGACCAATGAATCCCCCAGCTCTAGGTTGATTTCCATGGCCATAGGTTAAAGTGGCGTTTCACCTTGTAGTTTTTCCATTGTGATCACAAATGTTTTATGACAACATAGGCAATACAATGGACTCACCTTGAATGAGCAACATATGGAAGAATGAAGGGtgtgtatgtttttgtgtgtgtttgtgtttgtatatCACGTCACCCGAAACCGGCCAATGTTGTAAGATCCACTGAATCCTCTCCCACGTGACAGACAGGCCCAACAGGCCCGGACACACAAGGAACAGATCCTTAGAGATGGCCAGTGTTTACTGGAGGGTTGTCAGGGACTCCTCCACGCTGAGGTAATAAGGAAGGGATTATTTGCTTTGGCTGCAGAAGAGGGCTCTAATCAGATCACTGCGACATGTGAGTgcagtattttattttttgcCACCCAatgctctccctcccttcttattctctactctactctcctgtatgtctgtctgtctgaccgtccctcccttcctgtccctcccttcctccatgtTTACTAAGTAAGTAAAGGAGCTCTTTCGTTCTCTGTTTGCTTGTTTAGTGAAAAATAACTAGTATACAGCCCATAAAACCATGGCTTTTGGGACAGACGCCTGATATCAATTTCCCCTCAATGACAATCTCTTGTTTTTGCATGTCCTCCCTATTCAGTAtgtgggagaagagggagggtaaGATAGATCGGTCAGGTTTGTGGAATTGGATTTCCATGGCAGATTGACACACATCACCAGCTTTATCTGATGGTGCATGACAGTTATTGTAATGAAACGCCAATGGAGGCGAGCCAGGAAAGGTGAAGATAATGCCACGGCACACAGGCCATTCATGGCACAATCCAGCTCTTTATTTCTTTGGGTATTCCATGCTTTATCACTCCAGGAAGGAAATGGCTGGGGCATGTAAGGGGTGTATGTGGGCAGGAGGAGCGCTGGTCTGGAGGAGTGAAGGAATATCTCTGGTAACGgatgtagctttactccactgcATTGTGTTCTGAAATAACTCCCTGATGGAGATAACACACCTTTATATAGAGGACTGTCAATGGCAGTTTATATCCACTGTGCTAAAAATGTTAGTGCCCTACTTGGAAATAAATTGTATACACAATGACTACAGACATTTTAAGAATAAGCCTCTTGTTCCTGAACACTTTACACTTCTTGCTTAAATGGCATGTCTCTGATGGAATTTGGTGTGATGCTTTCGTCCATCCCATTATCGTCAAACAGAAGATGAAAACATAAGCCAGTACACGTGCCTCAACAGGACCATACTAATAATAATGATGGAAGGTGTGGACTGTCCATTTCCTCAGTTTTCTGATATACATAGCAAGtggtctcactctctcactctctcactctctcactctctcactctagtgccctactctggtgtCTCTGGGTACTGCAGACCTTAGGACACTTGCTCTTTGCTGACAGTGGAAGTTTCATTGTAACTTTTTTATGTTAGTTATGATGATCAATTGCAGGGACCTTCAAATTACTTATTTTGCAAAAACTCCCAAACAGGatgtggtcgaaggaattgtcggtagagctccgagacaggattgtgttgatgcACAAATctgaaaggtaccaaaacatttctacatcattgaaggtccccaagaacacagtagcctccattcttaaaaggaagaagtttggaaccaccaagactcttcctagagctggccgccgggccaaactgagcaatcaggggagaagggccttggtcaggaaggtgatcaagaacccgatggtcactctgacagagctccagagttccactgtggagatgggagaacattccagaaggacaaccatctcatgCAGCAgtcctgcttggagtttgccaaaaggcacctaaaggactcgcagaccatgaaaaacaagattctctggtctgatgaaaccaagattgaactctttgacctgaatgccatggggcgcatctggaggaaacctggcaccatccctacggtgaagcatggtggtggcagcatcatgctgtggggatgttttcagcggcagggactgtgagactagtcaggctcgaggcaaagatgaacggagcaaagtataaagagatccttgacgaaaacctgctccagagcgcttaagacctcaaactggggtgaaggttcaccttccaacaggacaacgaccctaagcacacagccaagataatgcagaagtggcttcgggacaagtctctgaacatCCTTGagtgaacccgatctaacatttctggagagacctgaaaatagctgtgcagcaacgctcccatccaacctgacagagcttgagaggatctgcagagaggaatgggagaaactccccaaatacaggtgtgccaatcttgtagtgtcatacccaagaagactcaatgctgttatcactgccaaaggtgcttaaacaaagtactgagtaaagggtctgaatacttacataaatgtaatatttttctttgttttttctttgtcattatggggaattgtgtgtagatcgatgagaaAAAAAGCTATTTAATCAATTCTAGAATAATACttaaacataacaaaatgtagaaaaagtgcgAGATTTCTTGCATGACAGTTTTCTGACTCATGCAGGAATTGGGGATTGTGGTATGAGCACAGTCGGTCTGGACTAGTCATTCGATACATATTTTACATTCTATTTTAGATTAAATTAAGAAATTAGTGGTTGCATTTAATGGAAATGAACACTGATGGTTTAAATTGAGACGTCCCGTGTGCGGTCCCTTACAGTCTTTAGGAAGCTCATGATGCCCGAGCCGCCGGTGCCCGTCTCCTCCAGTGCCGTGGGCGCCCTGCTGACAGTCTCCTCCTGGGAAATGTTCCCCTGGTTTCGGAGCTGTCGGGCACGGGCAGCGGGCACAGTGATGAAGCGGCTGACCACGTTGATGTGGTAGCTGCGGAGGGCAAGCAGCTTGGTCACACAGAGCTGGAAGGCTGCGGTCAGCGGCTCACAGGCCTGCTGCTGGACAAAGCCTCGCAGGGAGGGCTGCAGAGAGATGTCCTGGATCAGACGCTTGTGGGAAGGGGGCATGTAGTTCCTCATACGGGTCAGAAAGGCACCTGTACAAGTAGATAGCACATTCACCCTCACTGGAAATGACGTCTTTAGGATTCCTAAGTATAAAAAATATGTCTATGTAGAATAAAATGCCATGCCAAAGCATTTTGGAGACATCTGTATAACACGGGACGTGTTACAACTCTTTGTGGTTCTAAGTGAACATTTCCTTATTACATAAGAAAAGGCCTGTTAAAAAGTATGTGTTAATGCAGCCATTCATATCTCTGCATAACATTGATGGATTTTTGTGTGGTAATATTTTTTCTGTGCACCGACTCTTCTAGACCTTTGCTTTCTTACCACTCTTTGCTTCATGTTTGACACCCAGCAGCTCATCAAAGCAGTGCAGCAGACTGCTCTGGGCAGCACTCCCACCAGAATACTCCATAGGCTCTGCCTGGACGCCCTCATACACCAACCCAGCTGGCATGGAGGAGTTGTCTTTCCACCTGACCAACACACATACAGGTAtataatacactgagtatacaaaaatgttaagaacacctgttctttccctgacatagactgaccaggtgaatccaggtgaaagctctgatccctcattgatgtcacgtgttaaatccacttcaatcagtgtagatgaaggggaggtgataggttaaagaaggatatctaagccttgagacaaatgagacatggattgtgtatgtgtgacattcagagggtgaatgggcaagacaaaagatgtaagtgcctttgaacagggtatcctagtaggtgccaggaacactggtttgtgtcaagaactgaaatgctgctgggtttttcacgctcaacagtttctagtgtgtatcaagaatggtccaccacccaaagcacATCCAATCAACTTGACActactatgggaagcattggagtcaacatgcgCCAGCTTCCCTGttgaatgcttttgacaccttgtagagtccatgcccagacaaatcgaggctgttctgagggaaactcaatattaggaaggtgttcctaatgtttggtattctCAGTATATAGTCATAAATTACATGTATATTATATGCGTCATTAACTTTTGTCAGACATAAAAACTAATTTTATATCGTCTAGGCGTAGGGGTATTCAGTACCTACCCAGACAGATAGATCCTCATAATGCCATAGAAGACTTCGGGTTTGACATACACTGGAACAACATAAGAGACATCTATATGCTGAGAATGCAGGTGAACTGTGCTGAATGTCAATGCAGTAAAACATCTCATCTGTTTCAGCTGTAGTACCATGCATCAGTTTAAGTGCATCTGTCATGCCC
Proteins encoded in this window:
- the LOC120017416 gene encoding indoleamine 2,3-dioxygenase 2-like isoform X5; this translates as MASTITDSQKPFSLDPYHVSEEFGFILPAPLMPLLNTQFLESHRELRLAHLALSVMTMGYVWQEGEDDTVKMLPRNLAIPYCEVSQRLGLPPILTHADAVLANWRKRDPQGLFDMENLELLVTLPGGDNVRGFFMVTLLVELAAVPAIKSIPLVINGVQCGDAETVTRALEEFSQAMQGMTDALKLMHDVSYVVPVYVKPEVFYGIMRIYLSGWKDNSSMPAGLVYEGVQAEPMEYSGGSAAQSSLLHCFDELLGVKHEAKSGAFLTRMRNYMPPSHKRLIQDISLQPSLRGFVQQQACEPLTAAFQLCVTKLLALRSYHINVVSRFITVPAARARQLRNQGNISQEETVSRAPTALEETGTGGSGIMSFLKTVRDRTRDVSI
- the LOC120017416 gene encoding indoleamine 2,3-dioxygenase 2-like isoform X4 produces the protein MASTITDSQKPFSLDPYHVSEEFGFILPAPLAELPPYYQPWMDIAQHVTELIYSHMLRSHILKMPLLNTQFLESHRELRLAHLALSVMTMGYVWQEGEDDTVKMLPRNLAIPYCEVSQRLGLPPILTHADAVLANWRKRDPQGLFDMENLELLVTLPGGDNSIPLVINGVQCGDAETVTRALEEFSQAMQGMTDALKLMHDVSYVVPVYVKPEVFYGIMRIYLSGWKDNSSMPAGLVYEGVQAEPMEYSGGSAAQSSLLHCFDELLGVKHEAKSGAFLTRMRNYMPPSHKRLIQDISLQPSLRGFVQQQACEPLTAAFQLCVTKLLALRSYHINVVSRFITVPAARARQLRNQGNISQEETVSRAPTALEETGTGGSGIMSFLKTVRDRTRDVSI
- the LOC120017416 gene encoding indoleamine 2,3-dioxygenase 2-like isoform X2 yields the protein MASTITDSQKPFSLDPYHVSEEFGFILPAPLAELPPYYQPWMDIAQHVTELIYSHMLRSHILKMPLLNTQFLESHRELRLAHLALSVMTMGYVWQEGEDDTVKMLPRNLAIPYCEVSQRLGLPPILTHADAVLANWRKRDPQGNLELLVTLPGGDNVRGFFMVTLLVELAAVPAIKSIPLVINGVQCGDAETVTRALEEFSQAMQGMTDALKLMHDVSYVVPVYVKPEVFYGIMRIYLSGWKDNSSMPAGLVYEGVQAEPMEYSGGSAAQSSLLHCFDELLGVKHEAKSGAFLTRMRNYMPPSHKRLIQDISLQPSLRGFVQQQACEPLTAAFQLCVTKLLALRSYHINVVSRFITVPAARARQLRNQGNISQEETVSRAPTALEETGTGGSGIMSFLKTVRDRTRDVSI